One window of Bacillus alkalicellulosilyticus genomic DNA carries:
- a CDS encoding glutamate synthase subunit beta — translation MGKPTGFMEYERVNAPKRDPFERTKNWKEFQLLLPEQELQKQGARCMDCGVPFCQTGTTMDGSGEMGCPVYNLIPEWNDLIYRNKWKEALARLHKTNNFPEFTGRVCPAPCEGSCTVALDGDAVTIKNIEYSIVERGFQEGWIVPNPPKKRTGKKVAIVGSGPAGLAAAAQLNKAGHFVTVYERADRIGGLLTYGIPDVKLAYQTIKRRLDILEAEGITFVTNTEIGKDIPVSKLHEDFDAVILCTGATKPREVEVEGRELKGIHFAMEFLHQNTKSLLDSNHEDGNYISAEGKEVVVIGGGDTGVDCITTSVRHGAKSITQFDINRERGAERSDNNPWPLFPIVHHHEDGHKEAMAVFGKDPRAYQVMTTKFVGDEEGNVKEVHTVAVETSFDAKGNKVRTVIPGTEQVWPAQLVFLAVGFTGPEQEIIRQLELQTDNRSNIKAEYGKYETSVKGVFAAGDNRRGQSLIVWAIHEGREAARECDKYLMGSTLLP, via the coding sequence ATGGGGAAACCAACAGGATTTATGGAGTATGAACGTGTAAATGCTCCTAAGCGTGATCCGTTCGAACGTACAAAAAATTGGAAAGAGTTTCAACTATTATTACCAGAGCAAGAATTACAAAAACAAGGTGCACGTTGTATGGACTGTGGTGTGCCATTCTGTCAAACGGGTACAACGATGGACGGTTCTGGTGAAATGGGATGCCCAGTTTATAACTTAATTCCAGAATGGAATGATTTAATTTACCGTAATAAATGGAAGGAAGCGTTAGCGCGTCTTCATAAAACAAATAACTTTCCTGAGTTTACAGGTCGTGTATGCCCAGCTCCATGTGAAGGTTCTTGTACAGTAGCACTTGACGGTGATGCAGTTACGATTAAAAACATCGAGTACAGCATCGTAGAACGTGGCTTCCAGGAAGGTTGGATTGTTCCAAATCCACCTAAGAAACGTACTGGTAAAAAAGTAGCAATCGTAGGATCAGGACCAGCTGGATTAGCAGCGGCTGCTCAATTAAATAAAGCAGGTCATTTCGTAACGGTGTATGAGCGAGCAGACCGTATCGGTGGACTATTAACATATGGTATTCCAGATGTTAAACTAGCGTATCAAACGATCAAGCGCCGTCTTGATATTTTAGAAGCAGAAGGGATTACATTTGTTACGAACACAGAAATCGGAAAAGACATTCCAGTTTCAAAACTTCATGAAGATTTCGATGCGGTTATTCTTTGTACAGGCGCTACGAAACCTCGTGAGGTAGAAGTAGAAGGTCGTGAATTAAAAGGCATTCACTTTGCGATGGAGTTTTTACACCAAAATACAAAAAGTTTACTAGATTCTAACCACGAAGACGGAAACTATATTTCAGCTGAAGGAAAAGAAGTAGTTGTTATTGGTGGAGGAGACACTGGAGTAGACTGTATTACAACATCTGTTCGTCACGGAGCTAAGAGCATCACTCAGTTTGACATTAACCGTGAGCGTGGAGCAGAAAGAAGCGATAACAACCCATGGCCATTATTCCCAATCGTTCATCACCATGAAGATGGTCATAAAGAAGCAATGGCCGTGTTTGGAAAAGATCCTCGTGCTTACCAAGTTATGACAACAAAATTTGTTGGAGATGAGGAAGGGAATGTAAAAGAGGTTCATACTGTTGCAGTAGAAACTAGCTTTGATGCAAAAGGAAACAAAGTTCGTACTGTCATTCCTGGAACTGAGCAAGTATGGCCAGCGCAACTCGTATTCCTAGCTGTTGGATTTACAGGACCAGAACAAGAAATCATTCGTCAACTTGAATTACAAACCGATAATCGCTCTAACATTAAAGCCGAGTATGGTAAATATGAAACGAGCGTTAAAGGAGTATTTGCTGCAGGAGACAACCGTCGTGGTCAAAGCTTAATCGTATGGGCTATCCATGAAGGTCGTGAAGCAGCAAGAGAATGTGATAAATATTTAATGGGAAGTACATTATTGCCATAA
- a CDS encoding YpjP family protein, with protein sequence MYLWLKRATLVTTAIVTLGLTMPVGITKAHETDHSPASKSELPDKPKKIQLQQSYGYIDPAFDEGLTYKDVFKTDAFLQETIQHAYLQGLLKFGPKISERIASDYEESILPKFYDVIENITQDVDPEDLHFIKVSNTPAGGNGEKIMHVYDERDGNDIVRFHVRRENPPRQGYWFDFHYHMKDDNFEEHYNLGKIYWDKNTPPLWQA encoded by the coding sequence ATGTATTTATGGCTCAAACGGGCGACTTTAGTCACAACTGCAATTGTTACGTTAGGGTTAACAATGCCAGTTGGGATCACAAAAGCGCATGAAACCGACCATAGTCCAGCATCGAAGTCTGAACTTCCTGATAAACCTAAAAAAATACAACTTCAGCAAAGCTACGGATACATTGATCCTGCTTTTGATGAAGGTCTCACATATAAAGATGTCTTTAAAACAGATGCCTTTTTACAAGAAACAATTCAACATGCCTATTTGCAAGGACTTTTGAAATTTGGACCAAAAATTTCAGAGCGAATTGCGAGTGATTACGAGGAATCGATTTTACCTAAGTTTTATGATGTGATTGAAAACATAACTCAAGACGTCGACCCCGAAGATTTACATTTTATTAAAGTGTCGAACACACCAGCAGGAGGCAACGGGGAGAAAATTATGCACGTGTATGATGAGAGAGATGGAAATGACATCGTTCGATTTCATGTTCGTCGTGAAAACCCACCTCGTCAAGGCTATTGGTTTGATTTTCACTATCATATGAAAGACGATAACTTTGAAGAGCATTACAATCTCGGAAAAATATACTGGGACAAAAATACACCGCCATTATGGCAAGCATAA
- the mntA gene encoding type VII toxin-antitoxin system MntA family adenylyltransferase antitoxin, which produces MNDKEKELVITHLIEKVSPFLIVLFGSTANGYTHRESDIDIAFLTDKKMDKYQLFMIAQELASVLNQDVDLIDLHAANTVFQAEIVHTGKVIYCTDEHKKALFEMKVLKMYAKLNEERAPILKRIEESGSVYEK; this is translated from the coding sequence TTGAATGATAAAGAAAAAGAATTAGTAATCACTCATTTAATCGAAAAAGTGTCTCCATTTTTAATTGTTTTATTTGGCTCAACGGCTAACGGCTATACACATAGAGAAAGTGATATTGATATTGCTTTTTTAACCGATAAAAAAATGGATAAATATCAGCTATTTATGATAGCTCAAGAACTGGCTTCTGTGTTAAATCAAGATGTAGATTTAATCGATTTACATGCTGCGAACACAGTGTTTCAAGCAGAAATTGTACATACGGGAAAAGTAATTTATTGTACGGATGAACATAAAAAAGCCCTCTTTGAAATGAAAGTATTGAAGATGTATGCCAAGTTAAATGAAGAACGTGCACCTATCTTAAAAAGAATTGAAGAAAGCGGGTCTGTCTATGAAAAGTGA
- the hepT gene encoding type VII toxin-antitoxin system HepT family RNase toxin: MKSEVILNKVSIIERCLKRIHEEYEDNPSNLINFTKQDSIVLNLQRACEASIDLAMHIVAQEKLGLPQKSRDAFSILEENGILSVSLSTKMKAMVGFRNIAVHAYQDINLEILQKILENHLGDFTEYTKTILLKL; this comes from the coding sequence ATGAAAAGTGAAGTCATTTTAAATAAAGTTAGTATTATTGAAAGATGTTTAAAACGAATTCACGAGGAATATGAAGATAACCCGTCGAATTTAATTAATTTCACCAAGCAGGATTCCATCGTTTTAAATCTTCAGCGTGCTTGTGAAGCAAGTATTGACTTGGCGATGCATATAGTAGCTCAGGAAAAGCTAGGCCTTCCTCAAAAAAGTAGAGATGCTTTTTCTATTTTAGAGGAGAATGGAATTCTATCCGTTTCACTTTCTACTAAGATGAAAGCAATGGTTGGGTTTAGAAATATTGCAGTTCATGCCTACCAAGACATTAATTTAGAAATTTTACAAAAAATACTTGAGAATCATCTAGGAGATTTCACGGAGTATACAAAAACCATTCTCTTGAAACTATAA
- a CDS encoding VanZ family protein, protein MSIFVAYIIGLFSQTILPNWVFGIDSFTGEIIFDMHFSNDLSTVNLIPFASLFHYLYITNDAVSNWDSVSKLNILANLLLFFPMGFLLPLIWKNLRSFKIVITLGFIFVTTIEVIQAFIGRSSDIDDVILNVSSIAIGYGVFICVNHFLKRGKIK, encoded by the coding sequence ATGTCTATTTTTGTAGCTTATATAATAGGATTATTTTCTCAAACGATACTGCCTAATTGGGTGTTTGGTATTGATAGTTTTACTGGGGAGATTATTTTTGATATGCATTTTAGTAATGACCTTTCAACAGTAAATTTAATACCATTTGCATCTTTATTTCACTACTTATATATAACTAACGATGCAGTTAGCAATTGGGACTCTGTATCAAAGTTGAATATACTAGCAAATTTATTGTTATTTTTTCCGATGGGTTTTTTATTACCTTTAATTTGGAAGAATCTAAGGTCTTTTAAAATAGTAATAACATTAGGATTTATTTTTGTTACTACCATTGAAGTTATACAGGCTTTCATTGGTCGTAGTTCCGATATTGATGATGTTATATTAAATGTAAGTAGCATTGCAATCGGATATGGTGTTTTTATTTGCGTTAATCATTTTCTGAAGAGAGGAAAAATAAAGTAA
- a CDS encoding DinB family protein, giving the protein MNKTLRQYENMVATILELKEIPEGILTEPMKEGKWSIIEVVGHLYYWDKFNLEKMVPYMVEEADLVPFPDHDQHNEEAMSYIADLSVETVIERFVQTRKTLIEKLAEINKDVRFTIGGKKRKFSGESFIKIFVKHDEHHINQIHDKLRDR; this is encoded by the coding sequence TTGAATAAAACATTACGTCAATATGAAAATATGGTTGCTACTATTTTGGAATTAAAAGAAATACCAGAAGGAATACTAACTGAGCCGATGAAAGAAGGAAAGTGGTCAATTATAGAAGTTGTGGGACACCTTTATTATTGGGATAAATTCAATCTTGAAAAAATGGTACCATATATGGTTGAAGAAGCTGACTTAGTACCTTTTCCAGATCATGACCAACATAACGAGGAGGCAATGTCTTATATTGCAGACCTTTCAGTTGAAACTGTTATTGAGCGTTTTGTACAAACGAGGAAAACCCTTATTGAAAAATTAGCAGAGATCAACAAAGATGTTAGATTTACTATTGGCGGCAAGAAAAGAAAGTTCTCAGGAGAAAGTTTTATAAAAATATTCGTAAAGCACGATGAGCATCATATAAATCAAATCCATGACAAATTACGAGATAGATAG
- the kapB gene encoding sporulation phosphorelay system protein KapB → MEWTVGSHVRASYKTGIYVGELLEVKAEENKALIKVVSVIKHPQQGDLHNPKQGDGVFFHQRKALAQYEKVYAPLSTVKPYDGEIVDYKESLQVAFDKVLADVKDKDDSWSKQSVLQLLELKKDYFG, encoded by the coding sequence TTGGAATGGACTGTTGGTTCTCATGTTAGAGCGAGCTATAAAACGGGTATATATGTAGGTGAACTGTTGGAGGTAAAGGCTGAAGAAAACAAAGCGCTCATAAAAGTGGTTTCGGTGATTAAGCACCCTCAACAAGGGGATCTTCATAATCCGAAACAAGGTGACGGTGTATTCTTTCACCAACGAAAAGCGCTAGCACAGTATGAGAAAGTATATGCACCTCTTTCAACGGTAAAGCCTTATGATGGAGAGATAGTCGATTACAAAGAGTCGCTGCAAGTGGCCTTTGACAAAGTTTTAGCAGATGTGAAGGATAAGGACGATAGCTGGTCGAAACAGTCTGTTTTGCAACTGTTGGAATTAAAGAAAGATTATTTTGGATAA
- a CDS encoding PucR family transcriptional regulator, with protein MQLTVEDVMKFETLLDAKVRTATDFLGARTVEWVSVTETPVENFVRKNELVLTTGIGCANDMDSFEQFVCDVIESEASALAIATGRYIFDIPPEIVCLAEKHQLPIIEIPWEVRFADISHEVMQELTKRQQNQYKVSENVQQQLLSMILRGENLTKVAKYVAKQLDYQVVITDSKGMIKGSSQTNRSFFESWNEKVAQHIVPAPKNGEDTDTHHPLHTKIKKIVEERETLIQLPIFQEQQRIQGYLFVVSVNQSPRLTNTVVNVLEHAVTASALWFLRENAIEETEMRLRDDFVWSLTKDVFDSIEKVRERARLLGYVLESKYVCIVGSPENLTELFEKRKQSSSSYEQWESSMIHYIKEEIMYAGESLHKKTMVTYQSEQLVIFLEVSDQPEETVNHFLDLLDRRMKHLLPEVVLTWGIGRLHKETKLFHGSYIDAKLALDIGRTQKGIGSRVHFLDTKMERALLSLATNEEICEIAQQTIEPLVEYEETRHMELIETIATFNENQCNVSKTARALSLHRQSLLYRLRKIESLTGLSLVDPDHMFLLNLSMKLWALQQVKKEK; from the coding sequence ATGCAACTTACGGTTGAAGATGTGATGAAATTTGAGACACTCCTGGATGCGAAAGTACGGACAGCCACAGACTTTTTAGGTGCGCGAACGGTGGAATGGGTATCTGTCACAGAGACACCAGTGGAAAATTTCGTGCGGAAAAACGAGCTTGTGTTAACGACGGGCATTGGTTGTGCGAATGATATGGATTCATTTGAACAATTTGTCTGTGATGTCATTGAATCGGAAGCGTCAGCCTTAGCGATTGCAACGGGTCGGTATATTTTCGACATCCCACCTGAAATTGTTTGTTTAGCTGAGAAGCATCAGTTGCCTATTATTGAGATTCCGTGGGAAGTTCGGTTCGCAGATATTTCTCATGAAGTCATGCAAGAGCTAACCAAGCGCCAGCAAAATCAATACAAAGTATCTGAGAATGTACAACAACAGCTATTATCTATGATTTTGCGTGGGGAAAATTTAACAAAGGTTGCAAAGTACGTTGCGAAACAACTTGATTATCAAGTTGTCATTACAGACAGTAAAGGGATGATTAAAGGATCTAGTCAAACAAACCGTAGTTTTTTTGAAAGTTGGAATGAAAAAGTCGCCCAGCACATCGTCCCCGCTCCCAAAAATGGGGAAGATACAGATACTCACCATCCGCTTCATACGAAAATCAAAAAGATTGTGGAAGAGCGAGAAACGCTCATTCAACTTCCTATTTTCCAAGAACAACAACGAATCCAAGGGTACTTGTTTGTCGTTTCAGTTAATCAAAGTCCGAGACTTACAAACACGGTAGTTAATGTATTAGAACATGCGGTCACCGCTTCGGCTCTTTGGTTTTTACGTGAAAATGCCATTGAAGAAACAGAAATGAGATTACGAGATGACTTTGTGTGGAGTTTAACAAAAGATGTGTTTGATTCAATTGAAAAGGTTCGAGAACGAGCAAGATTGCTAGGGTATGTCCTTGAGTCGAAGTATGTATGTATTGTCGGGTCGCCTGAAAATTTAACTGAATTATTTGAAAAACGAAAACAAAGTTCTTCTTCCTATGAGCAGTGGGAATCAAGTATGATTCACTATATTAAAGAAGAAATTATGTATGCCGGGGAGTCATTGCATAAAAAAACAATGGTGACCTATCAAAGCGAACAACTCGTGATTTTCTTAGAGGTTAGTGACCAACCAGAAGAGACTGTAAATCATTTTCTTGATTTACTAGACAGGCGGATGAAACACCTGTTGCCTGAAGTTGTTTTAACCTGGGGGATCGGTCGACTTCATAAAGAGACGAAACTGTTTCATGGTAGCTATATCGATGCAAAGTTAGCGTTAGATATTGGGAGAACGCAAAAAGGTATAGGCAGTCGTGTCCATTTCCTTGATACGAAAATGGAAAGAGCGCTACTGTCGCTGGCGACCAATGAGGAGATATGTGAAATTGCTCAGCAAACAATTGAACCTCTTGTAGAGTACGAGGAAACACGCCATATGGAATTAATTGAAACGATCGCCACTTTTAATGAGAACCAGTGCAATGTGAGTAAAACAGCAAGAGCTTTATCGTTGCACAGGCAGTCATTGTTGTATCGCCTCCGTAAGATTGAATCATTAACGGGGCTATCCCTAGTGGACCCAGATCATATGTTTTTATTAAATTTAAGCATGAAGCTATGGGCTTTACAGCAGGTGAAAAAGGAGAAGTAG
- a CDS encoding M24 family metallopeptidase — MTTFSSLEFMERVQKTKERMQSEGVEVLLVTDPANMNYLSGYDGWSFYVHQLLIVIIDEDQPIWIGRGMDANVAKMTSWLYQENIIPYPDDYVHSTIKHPMDFVANILNEIGQSHRTIGVEMDQYYFTAKCFQQLLTGLPNATFKDSTNLVNWVRIIKSDQEIEYMKRAAKIVEGAMAKGIDAIEAGVRECDVAAKIYEAQIKGTPEFGGDYPAIVPLMPSGDKTGAPHMTWSDCKYRDGTTVTLELAGCYKRYHSPMARTICIGKPDEKISDLAKVVIEGINAALDSVKPGMTCEEVEAVWRKTIEKQGYKKDSRLGYSVGLNYPPDWGEHTASLRQGDYTILKPNMTFHMIPGIWYEDFGVELSESFRVTDTGCEVLASFPRELFIKDGKNKKPCWRGGMGA, encoded by the coding sequence ATGACGACATTTTCTTCATTGGAGTTTATGGAGAGAGTCCAAAAAACAAAAGAGCGGATGCAGTCCGAAGGGGTTGAAGTGTTGTTGGTGACAGACCCAGCCAATATGAATTACCTTTCTGGCTATGACGGATGGTCATTTTATGTTCACCAGTTACTCATTGTAATCATTGATGAGGATCAGCCAATCTGGATTGGGCGTGGAATGGATGCGAATGTGGCGAAGATGACGAGTTGGCTTTATCAAGAAAATATTATTCCGTATCCGGATGACTATGTCCATTCTACGATAAAGCACCCTATGGATTTTGTGGCAAATATTTTAAATGAAATTGGGCAAAGTCATCGGACGATAGGCGTGGAAATGGACCAGTATTATTTTACAGCAAAATGTTTTCAACAATTACTAACGGGTCTTCCAAATGCGACGTTCAAAGATTCTACGAATCTAGTCAATTGGGTGCGAATTATTAAATCAGACCAAGAAATTGAATATATGAAGAGGGCTGCAAAAATCGTAGAAGGAGCGATGGCAAAAGGCATTGATGCCATTGAAGCGGGTGTCCGTGAGTGCGATGTAGCTGCTAAAATTTATGAAGCACAAATTAAAGGAACGCCTGAATTTGGTGGGGATTATCCAGCCATTGTTCCTTTGATGCCTTCTGGTGATAAAACAGGAGCTCCACACATGACATGGAGCGATTGCAAGTATAGGGATGGCACAACCGTAACATTGGAGCTTGCTGGATGCTATAAACGCTATCACTCTCCGATGGCACGGACGATATGCATTGGCAAACCAGATGAAAAAATAAGTGACCTTGCGAAGGTCGTCATTGAAGGTATTAATGCTGCATTGGATTCAGTCAAACCGGGCATGACCTGTGAGGAAGTAGAAGCCGTTTGGCGCAAAACAATAGAGAAACAAGGCTATAAAAAAGATTCTCGGTTAGGGTACTCCGTCGGATTAAACTATCCTCCTGATTGGGGAGAGCATACGGCGAGTTTGAGGCAAGGAGATTATACCATCCTTAAGCCGAATATGACGTTTCATATGATTCCTGGGATATGGTATGAGGACTTTGGTGTCGAGTTAAGTGAATCGTTTCGAGTTACAGATACAGGATGTGAAGTGTTAGCTTCTTTTCCAAGAGAGCTCTTTATTAAAGATGGTAAAAACAAAAAACCATGCTGGAGAGGCGGCATGGGAGCTTAA
- a CDS encoding cystathionine gamma-synthase family protein, which yields MTKNFENASMGTKSVWAGEEEYLVHGATQVPVIPSVAFGYDDMDEWYDVAIGRKKGHIYGRNTNPTVQAFEDKVKLLEGAEAATSFSTGMAAISNTLYTFLTPGDRIVSIKDTYGGTNKIFTEFLPRQQVEVVLCATGDHEAIEREVAKGCKILYLETPTNPTVKITDIARMAKAGKAVDALVIVDNTFATPVNQNPLALGADLVIHSATKFLGGHADALGGVVVGKEKELVEQIYHYREINGATMDPWAAYLLLRGMKTLQLRMKKAEENAHALAAYLQSIDIVDDVFYPGLETHPNHHIAKEQMKGFGAMLSFSVKGGVDTVRVVLPKLQFANRAANLGAVETTVGPARTTSHVECTPEERAAMGIPEGLIRVSCGIEDSEDIIADFKQAFEDE from the coding sequence ATGACAAAAAACTTCGAAAACGCTTCAATGGGAACAAAATCAGTTTGGGCAGGGGAAGAAGAATATTTGGTTCATGGAGCTACACAGGTTCCTGTCATTCCAAGTGTCGCCTTTGGCTACGACGACATGGATGAATGGTATGATGTGGCGATTGGCCGAAAGAAAGGCCACATTTACGGGCGCAACACAAATCCGACGGTGCAGGCATTTGAGGATAAAGTGAAATTGCTAGAGGGGGCTGAAGCAGCAACTAGTTTTTCTACAGGAATGGCTGCTATTAGTAATACACTTTATACTTTTTTAACTCCAGGTGACCGAATCGTATCGATTAAAGATACGTATGGTGGGACGAATAAAATTTTTACAGAGTTCCTTCCAAGACAACAAGTCGAAGTCGTATTATGTGCCACTGGCGATCATGAGGCAATTGAAAGAGAAGTAGCGAAAGGATGTAAGATTCTTTATTTAGAAACGCCGACAAATCCAACGGTGAAGATAACGGACATTGCGAGAATGGCAAAAGCGGGAAAAGCGGTTGATGCGTTGGTGATAGTTGATAATACGTTTGCTACACCCGTTAACCAAAACCCACTTGCCCTAGGAGCGGACCTCGTCATTCATAGTGCGACAAAGTTCCTTGGGGGTCATGCCGATGCACTTGGTGGAGTAGTCGTTGGGAAAGAAAAGGAACTCGTCGAACAAATCTATCATTACCGTGAAATTAACGGCGCAACTATGGACCCATGGGCAGCATATCTTCTTCTTCGTGGAATGAAAACATTGCAATTACGAATGAAAAAAGCAGAAGAAAATGCTCATGCTCTAGCGGCCTACTTGCAATCGATAGATATCGTAGATGATGTCTTTTATCCAGGGTTAGAAACACATCCAAATCATCATATCGCCAAAGAGCAGATGAAAGGGTTTGGAGCAATGTTAAGCTTTTCTGTAAAAGGTGGAGTGGATACAGTTCGAGTTGTTCTTCCAAAACTTCAGTTTGCAAATAGAGCCGCGAATCTCGGTGCTGTGGAAACAACTGTAGGGCCAGCAAGAACGACAAGTCATGTCGAGTGTACACCGGAAGAACGTGCGGCTATGGGAATTCCCGAAGGTTTGATTCGGGTGTCTTGCGGAATTGAAGATAGTGAAGATATTATCGCAGACTTCAAGCAGGCATTTGAAGACGAATAA
- a CDS encoding M20 metallopeptidase family protein, producing MTYHKKIIAMANELESQLISWRRHFHQHPELSFQETKTSQYVCQVLEKLPGMKVEKKSGNTAVIGTISNGEGPTLALRADMDALPIQEENNVNYASKHKGIMHACGHDAHTAILLGAATVLSKIMQDGEFEGTVKFLFQPAEETTDDQGLSGAQHLIRNGVLDDVDGAVALHMCPWLHVGHHQVHDGPSMANVDVFQAEIHGSGGHSAYPNLGTDPIWMANQVLNVLYSIVSRRISPLEEAVVSVGRIEAGKSDNVIPAMIQIDGTIRSYSKKVREQLTDEVKKAFSIVDSLGGEAEVTINYGEPALMNDLQMNQYITDAISALYPNDEIVREPFGLGGEDFGYISERLPSAMFFLGCRQQGDIQRDLHTPIFDIDEGCLAKGVAIMSFLATQYLQPTR from the coding sequence ATGACATATCATAAAAAAATTATAGCAATGGCAAATGAACTAGAGTCGCAATTAATCAGTTGGAGACGACATTTTCATCAACATCCTGAACTTAGTTTTCAGGAAACAAAAACGTCACAGTATGTTTGTCAGGTTCTTGAAAAGCTACCAGGGATGAAAGTAGAGAAAAAGTCAGGGAATACAGCTGTCATTGGTACCATTAGCAATGGTGAGGGACCTACCTTAGCACTTCGAGCAGATATGGATGCACTTCCCATCCAAGAGGAAAATAACGTCAATTATGCATCGAAACATAAAGGCATCATGCACGCTTGTGGTCATGATGCCCACACAGCAATTTTGTTAGGTGCTGCGACCGTTTTATCGAAAATAATGCAAGATGGAGAGTTTGAAGGAACAGTGAAATTTCTCTTCCAACCAGCCGAGGAAACAACGGATGACCAAGGGTTATCAGGAGCTCAGCATCTGATAAGAAATGGTGTCCTTGATGATGTCGATGGAGCAGTAGCTTTGCATATGTGTCCGTGGTTACACGTTGGACATCATCAGGTTCATGATGGACCAAGTATGGCCAATGTTGATGTCTTTCAAGCGGAAATCCATGGCAGTGGAGGGCATAGCGCTTATCCAAATTTAGGAACAGACCCGATATGGATGGCGAACCAGGTGTTAAATGTTTTATATAGTATCGTTTCACGCAGAATTTCTCCGTTAGAGGAAGCTGTCGTAAGTGTCGGAAGAATAGAAGCAGGAAAAAGTGACAATGTCATTCCAGCAATGATTCAAATTGATGGTACGATTCGGAGTTATTCCAAAAAAGTACGAGAGCAACTAACGGACGAAGTTAAAAAAGCCTTTTCGATCGTTGATAGCTTAGGTGGAGAGGCAGAAGTGACCATCAATTACGGCGAGCCTGCGTTAATGAATGATTTGCAGATGAACCAATATATCACCGATGCCATATCAGCATTGTATCCAAACGATGAGATTGTGCGAGAACCGTTTGGCTTAGGAGGAGAAGATTTTGGCTATATCAGTGAAAGGCTTCCAAGTGCAATGTTCTTTCTTGGTTGTCGACAGCAAGGCGATATTCAACGGGATTTACACACGCCTATTTTTGATATAGACGAAGGTTGTTTAGCAAAAGGGGTGGCGATTATGTCTTTCCTGGCTACTCAATATTTACAACCAACTCGGTAA
- a CDS encoding homoserine dehydrogenase, producing the protein MTQKLALLGFGTVGQGLAEILLEKEKQLREETGFEAVIVAISDVMKGSIYHPEGLDIAQALKAVKEDGTLDAYPDTTGLIRGKDSFQTIKETNAEAIVEVTFTDVKTGQPAIDHCKAAFEAGKHVVMSNKGPVALAFEELSQLAKKNDVRWGFEGTVMSGTPALRMPLAALAGNEITEIRGILNGTTNYILTKMEEGLSFEEALKEAQDKGYAEADPTSDVEGYDARYKVVILAQKIMNTPLKVEDVSCQGITHITKEDIEEAAKEGYRFKLLSKIKKEGSSIKATVAPEKVEATDPLASVYGALNAVTFDCDLAGPITLTGAGAGRLETGYSLLIDLLNIYRNHL; encoded by the coding sequence ATGACACAAAAACTAGCATTGTTAGGGTTTGGAACAGTTGGTCAAGGGCTAGCAGAAATTTTGCTAGAAAAAGAGAAACAACTGCGAGAAGAAACCGGTTTTGAAGCCGTAATCGTGGCCATTTCAGATGTAATGAAGGGCTCGATTTATCATCCCGAGGGTCTTGATATCGCACAAGCGTTGAAAGCAGTTAAGGAAGATGGCACATTAGATGCTTATCCAGATACGACCGGCTTGATTCGAGGAAAAGATAGTTTTCAAACGATAAAAGAAACAAATGCCGAAGCGATAGTTGAAGTGACATTTACGGATGTCAAGACAGGTCAACCCGCGATTGATCATTGTAAGGCCGCATTTGAAGCGGGAAAGCATGTTGTCATGAGTAACAAGGGACCCGTCGCACTAGCCTTTGAGGAATTATCTCAATTAGCTAAAAAGAATGATGTTCGTTGGGGCTTTGAAGGAACGGTTATGAGTGGAACACCTGCATTACGGATGCCACTAGCGGCTCTAGCTGGAAATGAAATCACAGAAATTCGAGGTATCTTAAATGGCACAACCAATTATATCTTAACGAAGATGGAAGAAGGGCTTTCATTTGAAGAGGCCCTAAAAGAAGCACAGGATAAAGGATATGCCGAAGCGGATCCAACGAGTGATGTGGAAGGCTATGACGCGAGATACAAAGTTGTTATTTTAGCTCAAAAGATCATGAACACACCGTTAAAAGTTGAGGATGTATCGTGTCAAGGGATTACCCATATTACGAAAGAGGATATTGAAGAAGCGGCTAAAGAAGGATATCGTTTTAAGCTTCTTTCCAAAATAAAAAAAGAAGGCAGTTCCATTAAGGCTACTGTCGCTCCAGAAAAGGTAGAAGCAACTGACCCATTAGCTTCAGTGTATGGAGCTCTAAATGCCGTTACCTTTGATTGTGATTTAGCTGGTCCGATTACCTTAACAGGTGCCGGTGCCGGGCGACTCGAAACAGGATATTCTCTCTTAATTGACTTGCTTAATATTTATCGGAACCATTTATAA